One genomic window of Vidua macroura isolate BioBank_ID:100142 chromosome 16, ASM2450914v1, whole genome shotgun sequence includes the following:
- the LYRM1 gene encoding LYR motif-containing protein 1 isoform X1, which translates to MRKNITEKMTPATRQEVLGLYRKVFQIAKNWQSASGQIEETMREKEYIRNEARTLFRKNKNVTDPKLIKQCIEECEARIEIGLHYNIPYPRPIHLPPMGLAHKQGRTLRHQEKLRKISKPIYLKSHDEVS; encoded by the exons atgaGGAAGAACATCACAGAAAAG ATGACACCAGCAACTCGACAAGAAGTTCTCGGCCTTTACCGCAAGGTTTTCCAAATAGCCAAAAACTGGCAGTCGGCATCAGGACAGATTGAGGAAACCATGAGAGAGAAAGAGTACATTAGAAATGAAGCCAGAACATTATTCcgaaaaaacaaaaat GTAACAGATCCAAAGCTGATTAAGCAGTGCATAGAAGAATGTGAGGCAAGAATAGAAATTGGACTTCATTATAACATCCCCTACCCAAGACCT atcCATCTGCCTCCTATGGGCCTTGCCCATAAACAAGGCCGTACATTGCGACACCAGGAGAAGTTAAGGAAGATTTCTAAGCCAATATATCTGAAATCCCACGATGAAGTTTCATAA
- the DCUN1D3 gene encoding DCN1-like protein 3, with translation MGQCVTKCKNPSSTLGSKNGERESGSKSHSKRSAVHKDDHGSACGKASGDILVNGTKKTDAAVESSQPPTFSGDTKKDSVCSAEESSLQRIGELFRRYKDEREDAILEEGMERFCNDLCVDPTEFKVLVLAWKFQAATMCKFTRKEFFEGCKAINADSIDGICARFPSLLNEAKQEDKFKDLYRFTFQFGLDSEEGQRSLHREIAIALWKLVFTQNKPPILDQWLHFLIKNPSGIKGISRDTWNMFLNFTQVIGPDLSNYSEDEAWPSLFDTFVEWEMERRKKEEETKCVLSSDTEGLCADEQT, from the exons ATGGGCCAGTGTGTCACCAAGTGCAAGAACCCTTCTTCTACCCTTGGCAGCAAAAATGGGGAGAGAGAATCTGGCAGCAAGTCCCACAGCAAGAGAAGTGCAGTCCACAAAGACGACCATGGCTCAGCTTGTGGGAAGGCTTCAGGAGACATTCTTGTGAATGGGACAAAGAAAACAGACGCTGCTGTAGAGTCCAGTCAGCCTCCGACGTTTTCTGGAGATACAAAGAAAGACTCTGTTTGCAGTGCAGAGGAATCTTCTCTTCAAAGGATTGGGGAGTTATTCAGGAGGTATAAGGATGAGCGGGAAGATGCCATACTGGAAGAAGGAATGGAACGATTTTGCAATGACCTCTGTGTTGATCCCACTGAATTTAAAGTACTAGTTTTGGCTTGGAAATTCCAGGCTGCTACCATGTGCAAATTTACAAG GAAGGAGTTTTTTGAAGGCTGCAAAGCAATAAATGCAGACAGCATTGATGGCATTTGTGCAAGGTTCCCCAGCCTCCTTAATGAAGCCAAGCAGGAGGATAAATTCAAGGATCTCTATCGTTTCACCTTCCAGTTTGGCCTGGACTCTGAAGAAGGACAGAGGTCGCTACATCGGGAAATAGCCATTGCCCTTTGGAAATTAGTCTTCACCCAAAACAAGCCCCCTATTTTGGACCAGTGGTTACACTTCCTAATCAAGAACCCCTCAGGAATCAAGGGAATCTCCCGGGACACGTGGAACATGTTTCTAAATTTTACTCAGGTGATTGGACCGGACCTTAGCAACTACAGCGAGGACGAGGCCTGGCCGAGTCTCTTCGATACCTTTGTGGAGTGGGAAATGGAGcgaaggaaaaaggaggaggaaaccAAATGTGTTCTGTCTTCGGACACAGAGGGCCTGTGTGCGGACGAACAGACTTAG
- the LYRM1 gene encoding LYR motif-containing protein 1 isoform X2: MTPATRQEVLGLYRKVFQIAKNWQSASGQIEETMREKEYIRNEARTLFRKNKNVTDPKLIKQCIEECEARIEIGLHYNIPYPRPIHLPPMGLAHKQGRTLRHQEKLRKISKPIYLKSHDEVS; the protein is encoded by the exons ATGACACCAGCAACTCGACAAGAAGTTCTCGGCCTTTACCGCAAGGTTTTCCAAATAGCCAAAAACTGGCAGTCGGCATCAGGACAGATTGAGGAAACCATGAGAGAGAAAGAGTACATTAGAAATGAAGCCAGAACATTATTCcgaaaaaacaaaaat GTAACAGATCCAAAGCTGATTAAGCAGTGCATAGAAGAATGTGAGGCAAGAATAGAAATTGGACTTCATTATAACATCCCCTACCCAAGACCT atcCATCTGCCTCCTATGGGCCTTGCCCATAAACAAGGCCGTACATTGCGACACCAGGAGAAGTTAAGGAAGATTTCTAAGCCAATATATCTGAAATCCCACGATGAAGTTTCATAA